CCGCCCCTTTCGCCGGATCAGGATGGGTTGTGTGTACGACAAAACCGAATTTCGGTAAAGTGGAATATTTTGACGTGTGCCGATTGACCCAGTGCTTGCGTGTTTCGCCCGGCGGGCAGCGCAAGACTTAGCGTCATTCCGGGGCTCGCCCCTTGGCGCGAACCCGGAATGACAACCTATCCCGCGTTGGCCTTCAGGCCGGCAGCCTGGATACCCGCGACCGCACAGGCTTCGTCATTGTCCGAGGTGTCACCGGAGACGCCGACGGCGCCAAGCATGGTCGTGCCGTCCATGATCAGCACGCCGCCGGGGACCGGCACCAGCGCGCCCTTGGCGATGGTGTTCACGGCGTCGATGAAATAGGCCTGCTCCTGTGCCCGCTGGTACAGCGCGCGCGAGCCCATGCCCATTGCGAGCGCGCCATAGGCCTTGCCGTGGGCGATCTCGGCACGCATCAGGCTGGTGCCGTCCTGGGCGGCTGCGATCTTGAGCACGCCGCGTGCGTCGAGGATCGAGACGACCAGCGGCTTCAGCTTCAGCTCGGTGGACTTGGCGAAGGCGGCGTCGAGGATTTTGCGGGCGGTGTCGAGCGTGAGGTCAGCCATGGCTGGGTTCCTTTACAGCGGTTGAATTGGATTGGGTCTCGGCGCGGTCGAGGCTCAGTGCCAGCACGCGCGCGACGTGGAGCGCCTCGCGTCGCGCGCCGTCGTGGATCTGGTGGCGGCAGGAGGTGCCATCGGCGACGACCAGGGTGGCCTGGTCCGCCCGCCGCACCGCCGGCAGCAGCGAGAGCTCGGCCATCTCGATCGAGGCGTCGTAGGTATCGGCACCATAACCAAAAGCACCCGCCATGCCGCAGCAGCTCGACTCGATGGTCTCGACCTCAAGACCTGGGACGAGCCGCAGCACCTGCTCGACCGGCTTGAAGGCGCCGAAGGATTTTTGATGGCAATGGCCGTGCACAACGGCCTTCTTGGCGACGGTGCCGAGCGGCAGTTGCAGTCGGCCAGCCTCAGCCTCGCGCACCAGAAATTCCTCGAAGGTGAGGGCATGGGCGCCGACCGCTTTGGCGTCGTTGTCCTTGCGCAGCGAGGCGAGCTCGTCGCGGAGCGTCAGCAGGCAGCTCGGCTCCAGGCCCACGATCGGCACGCCGCGCGCGGCAAAGGGCGCGAACGCAGCCACGAGGCGGTCAAGCTCGGACCTGGCTTCGTCGACGAGCCCGGCTGACAGGAACGTGCGGCCGCAGCAGAGCGGGCGGCTGCCGCTCGCAGGCTTCGGCATATGCACGCGATAGCCGCCGGCCGCGAGCACGCGCAGCGCGGCCTCGAGGTTCTCGCGCTCATAGATGCGATTAAAGGTGTCGGCGAACATCACGACCTCGCGGCCCGTCTCCGGACCGACGCTGTCAGCCGGCGGCACGAACACGTCGCTGCGGAACGCGGGCAGGGCGCGGCGCGCGCTGATGCCGGCGAAGCGCTCGAACAGCTTTCGCAGGAACGGGCTGTGGTTGCGCAAATTCGCCAGCGGCGCGAAGCGCGAGGCGAGGCCGGCATAGCGCGGGAGATAGCCGACCAGCCGATCGCGCAAGGTCAGGCCGTGGGAGGCGGCGCGCGCGGCCAGCACCTCGATCTTCATCTTGGCCATGTCGACGCCGGTCGGACATTCGTGCCGGCAGGCCTTGCAGGAGACGCAAAGCTTGAGCGTTTCCATCATCTCGTCGGAGGCGAGCGCATCGGGGCCGAGCTGGCCGGAGATCGCGAGCCGCAGCGTGTTGGCGCGCCCTCGCGTGACATCCCTCTCGTTGCGCGTGGCACGATAGGACGGGCACATCACGCCGCCCTCGAGCTTGCGGCAGGCGCCGTTGTTGTTGCACATCTCGACCGCGCCCTGAAAGCCGCCGCCGGCGCCGGGATAGGCGGACCAGTCGAGCTTTGTCTCGAGGTCAGCGACGCGATAGTCGGGCTTGAATCGAAACAGCGAGCGGTCGTCCATCTTCGGCGCATCGACGATCTTGCCTGGGTTGAGCACGCCGTCGGGATCGAAGCGGTGCTTCACCTCCCTGAAGTCGGCGACGAGGCGCTCCCCGAACATGCTCTCGTGGAATTCCGAGCGCACCAGGCCGTCGCCGTGCTCGCCGGAATGCGAGCCCTTGTATTCGCGCACCAGCGCGAAGGCTTCCTCGGCGATGGCGCGCATCGCCTTGACGTCTTTCTCCAGCTTCAAATTCAGCACGGGCCGCACGTGTAGGCAACCCTCGGAGGCGTGGGCATACATCGTGCCGCTGGTGCCGTGCTTGGCGAAGACCTCGTTCAGCCGCTGGGTGTAGTCGGCGAGATGCGGCAGCGGCACGGCGCAGTCTTCCACAAAGGAGACCGGCTTGCCCTCCTGCTTCATCGACATCATGACGTTGAGGCCGGCAGCGCGGAAATCGGCGATGCCGGCCTGCAAGGCGGGCTCGGTGATCTCGACCACGCCGCCCCATTTGCGCGTGTCATTGTTCCAGCCGAAGCCGAGATCGCCCATCAGCTCGCTGAGCTGCTTGAGGCGCGCGAGATTGTCAGCCTGATCCTCCTCCGCGAACTCGACCACCAGCACGGCGTCCGGATCGCCCTTGATCGCCGCATTGATGATCGGCTTGAACATCGCGATGTCGCGGCCGAGCGCGAGCATGGTGCGGTCGACCAGCTCGACCGCGATCGGCTTCAGCTTGACCAGATGCTGGGCCGCGTCCATCGCCTCGTAGAAACTGCCGAAATGGCAGACGCCAAGCGCCTTGTTGCGGATCACAGGCCACAGCTTCAGTTCGACTTTGGTGGTGAAGGCGAGCGTGCCTTCAGAGCCGACCAGCAGATGCGCCATGTTGTTGCGCGCGTTGCGCGGCGTGAGCGCATCGAGATTATAGCCACCGACCCGGCGCTGCACCTTGGGAAAGCGCGCCGCGATCTCGTCGGCTTCGCGCGTGCCGAGGTCGAGCATGTCGCGGAACAGCGCGCGCATGCTCTCGCCGGCGTCGAGATCGGCGAGATCGCGCGAGACTTCGCCGAAGCGGCTCAGCGTGCCGTCGGCAAGCGAGGCCTCCATCGACAGCGTGTTGTCGCGCATGGTGCCGTAGCGAAGCGAGCGGCCGCCGCAGGAATTGTTGCCGGCCATGCCGCCGATGGTGGCGCGCGAGGCCGTGGAGACGTCGACCGGAAACCACAGGCCGTGCTTTCTAAGCCGGCGGTTGAGGTCGTCGAGCACGATGCCGGGCTCGACCATGCAGGTGCGGCCCTCGACGTCGAGCGACAGGATGCGGTTGAGGTGCTTTGAGAGATCGACGACGAGGCCGTCATTGACGGTCTGGCCGCATTGCGAGGTGCCGCCGCCGCGCGGCGTGACCTTCACGCCCTCGTCGCGGGCGATCGCCAGGGCCCGGAGCGCCTCGTCCATGGTCTTCGGGACCACGACGCCCGACGGCACGATCTGGTAGAACGAGGCGTCGGTGGCGTAGCGGCCGCGGCTGAAGCCGTCGAACAGGACGTCGCCGGTCATGTCCGCGCGCAGGCGCCGTTCGAGCGAGGAGGCGTTTGTCATCCTTGGTCCCGGAGTGATCCAGCGCGGCGCGCGTCCGGCTGGATTATGCATTCTTGTTTCTGGCCGATTATATTATGAATTCAAAATGAGCAAGCCGGCTGCGCATCAGGGCGCCGCCGGCGCGTCCTCTTCGGGCTCGGCCAAGTGCTCGATCGCGGCCACCCGCTTGTTGCGCAGGTGCTGGAACAGGATGTCGCTGAGCTCGCTGGCGGCGCGGCGGCGCAGTGCGTCGAGGATCGCCTCGTGCTCGCGCATTGCCTCCGCCCAGCGCTGCCGCTTGCGGGCGAAATTGGCGGAGTAGCGGACGCGGCGAATGCGGCCGGCGAAATTCGCGTAGGCGGTCTTCAGCGTCTCGTTGCGCGCTGCCGCGACGATGCTCTCGTGGATGCGCTGGTTGGCCTGGAAATAGCCGTGCATGTCGCGATGTAGATAATGGCCGTACATCTCGTAATGCAGCTGCTCGATCGCGGTGATTTCCTCATCTGTAATGGCCTCACAGGCGAGCCGTCCAGCCAGGCTCTCCAGTCCGGCCATCACGTCGAACAGCTCTTCCAGGTCGCGCTGGCTGAGCTGGCGGATTCGGGCGCCGCGGTTGGGCAAAAGCTCGATCAGGCCCTCGGCCGCGAGCACCTTCAGCGCTTCGCGCAGGGGCGTGCGGGAGATGCCGAACATCTCGCAGAGCTGGCGCTCGGGAACGCGGGCGCCGTCGGGAATGTTGCCTTCCACGACATAGTCGCGCAGCCGCAGCAGGACCTCGCCATGGAGCGAGGCCGCCTCGCGGTCGCCGCCATTCGTGGCGGGCGGGACGATCGGGACCCCGGTGTCGGGAATCGTGGATTTCATTTGCAGCACAATAGTTTGCTCGATTGACCGCGTCGACGTCCACAATCGAATACCAAATTTCGATTGTAATGACAAAAAATGAATGCAAAATAGCTAGCAGAGCCGGCCAGAATCCGCCGATAGGGAGGTTTTCATGCATCAAGGACGCCATTTCCTTCAGATTCCGGGCCCCAGCCCGGTCCCCGAGCGCGTCCTGCGCGCCATGGACATGCCTGTCATCGACCACCGGAGCGCGGAATTCGGTGAACTCGGTCGCACCGTGCTCGAAGGCAGCCAAAAGATTTTCCAGACCAAGGGTCCGGTCATCATCTTCCCCTCCTCAGGGACAGGGGCCTGGGAAGCCGCGATCGTCAACACGCTGTCGCCGGGCGACAAGGTGCTGATGGTCGAGACCGGCCATTTCGCCACGCTGTGGCGGCAGATGGCGGCCCGCTTCGGCATCGAGGTCGATTTCGTGCCGGGCGACTGGCGCCGTGGCGCCGACCCCGCTGTGGTGGAAGCAAAGCTCACCGAAGACAAGGCGCACGCGATCAAGGCCGTCATGGTCGTGCACAACGAGACCTCGACCGGTGCGACCAGCCGCATCGCCGAGATCCGCGCCGCGGTCGATCGCACGGGCCATCCAGCGCTGCTGATGGTCGACACCATCTCCTCGCTCGGCTCGGTCGACTACCGCCACGACGAGTGGAAGGTCGACGTCAGCGTCAGCTGCTCGCAGAAAGGCTTCATGCTGCCGCCTGGTCTCGGCTTCAACGCGATCTCCGAGAAGGCGCGCGCGGCTGCCAAGACCAACAAGATGCCGCGCTCCTATTTCGACTGGGAGGAGATGCTCAAGCCGAACGCCAACGGCTTCTTCCCCTACACGCCGGCGACGAACCTGCTTTACGGCCTGCGCGAGGCGATCGCGATGCTGCTCGAGGAGGGGCTCGACAACGTGTTCGCGCGGCATCAGCGGCTCGCCGCCGCAACGCGCGCCGCTGTCAATCATTGGGGGCTCGAAGTGCTCTGCCAGGAGCCGTCGGAATTCTCGCCGGTGCTGACCGCGGTCCTGATGCCGCCCGGCCATGACGCCGACCAGTTCCGCAAGATCGTGCTCGAGAATTACAACATGTCGCTCGGCTCCGGCCTCTCCAAGGTCGCCGGAAAGGTCTTCCGCATCGGCCATCTCGGCGAATGCAATGCGTTGACCTTGCTCGGCGCGCTCACCGGCGTGGAGATGGGCCTGTCGGTTGCCGGCGTGCCGCACCGCTCCGGCGGCGTCGACGTCGCGATGAAGCTGTTGGAGCAGCGTCCGCAGGGCAATGCATCGCCGCATCTCAAAGTGGTCGGCACTTAATCCGCGCGGGACACGCGGGCTGACAATCACAAAAGCGATCACGAGGGTGGAGATGGGAATTCGGTTCAAGGCCACGCATGTGGTGCTGGCGATGCTCTGCGCGATGTATTTCATCACCTATGTCGACCGGGTGAACATCGGCACCGCGGCAAGCGAGATCCAGAAGGAACTGGGTCTGTCGAACACCCAGCTTGGCCTCGTCTTCTCCGCCTTCGCCTATCCCTATCTCTTGTTCCAGGTGATCGGCGGCTGGGTCGGCGATCGCTTCGGCCCGCGCAAGACGCTGTTCTGGTGCGGCATGATCTGGGCGGTGGCGACCATCTCGACCGGCTTCGTCAATAGTCTCGGCGCGCTGTTCGTCGCGCGCTTCGCGCTCGGCTTCGGCGAAGGCGCGACGTTCCCGACTGCGACGCGCGCGATGCAATACTGGACGCCGGCGAACCGCCGCGGCTTTGCGCAAGGCCTGACCCATTCCTTTGCCCGGCTCGGCAATGCGGTGACGCCGCCGGTAGTGGCGCTCCTGATCCTCTGGCTGACCTGGCGCGGCGCCTTCGTCGTGCTCGGCTTCGTCAGCCTCGTCTGGGGCGTGATCTGGGTCTGGTACTTCCGCAACGAGCCGAAGGAGCACGCTTCCATCACCGAGGCCGAACTCGCCACATTGCCGCCGCGCCCGACCGGCGAACGGCCGCGCGTGCCGTGGCGGCCGCTGTTCGGGCGGATGTGGCCGGTGACGCTGACCTATTTCTGCTACGGCTGGTGCCTGTGGCTCTATCTCAACTGGCTGCCGCTGTTCTTCAAGAACAACTACAATCTCGACATCAAGAACTCGGCGCTGTTCGCCTCCGGCGTCTTCTTCGCCGGCGTGATTGGCGACAGCGTCGGCGGCGTGATCTCGGACAAGATCCTCGACCGCACCGGCAATGTCCGCCTGGCGCGGCTCAGCGTCACCGTTGCGGGATTTACGGGCGCGCTGCTCTCGCTGTTCCCGATCCTGTTCGTCCACGACATCACGATCGTCGCGCTGTGCCTGTCGGCCGGCTTCTTCTGTGCCGAACTGGTGATCGGCCCGATGTGGTCGATCCCGATGGACATCGCCCCGAAATATTCGGGGACCGCGTCGGGCCTCATGAACACCGGTTCGGCCTTTGCCGCCATCGTCTCCCCGCTGGTCGCCGGCTTCGTGATCGACGCGACCGGAAACTGGTACCTGCCGTTCCTGATGTCGATGGGACTGCTGCTACTCGGCGGCTTTTCCGCCTTCCTGATGCACCCGGAGCGCCCGTTCACGGACGTCGACGGG
This portion of the Bradyrhizobium diazoefficiens genome encodes:
- a CDS encoding GlcG/HbpS family heme-binding protein, with the translated sequence MADLTLDTARKILDAAFAKSTELKLKPLVVSILDARGVLKIAAAQDGTSLMRAEIAHGKAYGALAMGMGSRALYQRAQEQAYFIDAVNTIAKGALVPVPGGVLIMDGTTMLGAVGVSGDTSDNDEACAVAGIQAAGLKANAG
- a CDS encoding FAD-binding and (Fe-S)-binding domain-containing protein, with protein sequence MTNASSLERRLRADMTGDVLFDGFSRGRYATDASFYQIVPSGVVVPKTMDEALRALAIARDEGVKVTPRGGGTSQCGQTVNDGLVVDLSKHLNRILSLDVEGRTCMVEPGIVLDDLNRRLRKHGLWFPVDVSTASRATIGGMAGNNSCGGRSLRYGTMRDNTLSMEASLADGTLSRFGEVSRDLADLDAGESMRALFRDMLDLGTREADEIAARFPKVQRRVGGYNLDALTPRNARNNMAHLLVGSEGTLAFTTKVELKLWPVIRNKALGVCHFGSFYEAMDAAQHLVKLKPIAVELVDRTMLALGRDIAMFKPIINAAIKGDPDAVLVVEFAEEDQADNLARLKQLSELMGDLGFGWNNDTRKWGGVVEITEPALQAGIADFRAAGLNVMMSMKQEGKPVSFVEDCAVPLPHLADYTQRLNEVFAKHGTSGTMYAHASEGCLHVRPVLNLKLEKDVKAMRAIAEEAFALVREYKGSHSGEHGDGLVRSEFHESMFGERLVADFREVKHRFDPDGVLNPGKIVDAPKMDDRSLFRFKPDYRVADLETKLDWSAYPGAGGGFQGAVEMCNNNGACRKLEGGVMCPSYRATRNERDVTRGRANTLRLAISGQLGPDALASDEMMETLKLCVSCKACRHECPTGVDMAKMKIEVLAARAASHGLTLRDRLVGYLPRYAGLASRFAPLANLRNHSPFLRKLFERFAGISARRALPAFRSDVFVPPADSVGPETGREVVMFADTFNRIYERENLEAALRVLAAGGYRVHMPKPASGSRPLCCGRTFLSAGLVDEARSELDRLVAAFAPFAARGVPIVGLEPSCLLTLRDELASLRKDNDAKAVGAHALTFEEFLVREAEAGRLQLPLGTVAKKAVVHGHCHQKSFGAFKPVEQVLRLVPGLEVETIESSCCGMAGAFGYGADTYDASIEMAELSLLPAVRRADQATLVVADGTSCRHQIHDGARREALHVARVLALSLDRAETQSNSTAVKEPSHG
- a CDS encoding GntR family transcriptional regulator; translation: MKSTIPDTGVPIVPPATNGGDREAASLHGEVLLRLRDYVVEGNIPDGARVPERQLCEMFGISRTPLREALKVLAAEGLIELLPNRGARIRQLSQRDLEELFDVMAGLESLAGRLACEAITDEEITAIEQLHYEMYGHYLHRDMHGYFQANQRIHESIVAAARNETLKTAYANFAGRIRRVRYSANFARKRQRWAEAMREHEAILDALRRRAASELSDILFQHLRNKRVAAIEHLAEPEEDAPAAP
- a CDS encoding pyridoxal-phosphate-dependent aminotransferase family protein, translated to MHQGRHFLQIPGPSPVPERVLRAMDMPVIDHRSAEFGELGRTVLEGSQKIFQTKGPVIIFPSSGTGAWEAAIVNTLSPGDKVLMVETGHFATLWRQMAARFGIEVDFVPGDWRRGADPAVVEAKLTEDKAHAIKAVMVVHNETSTGATSRIAEIRAAVDRTGHPALLMVDTISSLGSVDYRHDEWKVDVSVSCSQKGFMLPPGLGFNAISEKARAAAKTNKMPRSYFDWEEMLKPNANGFFPYTPATNLLYGLREAIAMLLEEGLDNVFARHQRLAAATRAAVNHWGLEVLCQEPSEFSPVLTAVLMPPGHDADQFRKIVLENYNMSLGSGLSKVAGKVFRIGHLGECNALTLLGALTGVEMGLSVAGVPHRSGGVDVAMKLLEQRPQGNASPHLKVVGT
- a CDS encoding MFS transporter — encoded protein: MGIRFKATHVVLAMLCAMYFITYVDRVNIGTAASEIQKELGLSNTQLGLVFSAFAYPYLLFQVIGGWVGDRFGPRKTLFWCGMIWAVATISTGFVNSLGALFVARFALGFGEGATFPTATRAMQYWTPANRRGFAQGLTHSFARLGNAVTPPVVALLILWLTWRGAFVVLGFVSLVWGVIWVWYFRNEPKEHASITEAELATLPPRPTGERPRVPWRPLFGRMWPVTLTYFCYGWCLWLYLNWLPLFFKNNYNLDIKNSALFASGVFFAGVIGDSVGGVISDKILDRTGNVRLARLSVTVAGFTGALLSLFPILFVHDITIVALCLSAGFFCAELVIGPMWSIPMDIAPKYSGTASGLMNTGSAFAAIVSPLVAGFVIDATGNWYLPFLMSMGLLLLGGFSAFLMHPERPFTDVDGRVPSGKVMAAE